A stretch of the Gemmatirosa kalamazoonensis genome encodes the following:
- a CDS encoding serine hydrolase domain-containing protein, whose product MRALLRASMIASVGLVAAACAAASSATPPTRTNAATRADVDSRTIDARDLERFVDSVVTAHLARTHLPGAAFAFVQDGRTLVLKGYGVADVASGRRVSAESTIFRIGSISKVFTATAVVQLADRGRLEMTRDVNQVLRKVRVPDAFGAPVTAEQLLDHTAGLDEIRPGTQAASPTEVLTLAEFLRGRLVRVRPPGETISYSTYGITLAGELLEEVSGSDYQDYLTHNVWAPLRMTRTNVAIPTAFAHDVAVPYEVSNGAPEPAPWEWYHTTPASSVNSTAADMSRFLLAQLNDGELEGARILSPRATRYMQRQHATMHPRLPGFALGFYEDYVGDVRVLEHGGQVAGFSSLLLMIPEARAGFFVVSHGEQSTLRDELKYALLTRYFPRARTHLAVPPAPPNAAARAERFAGRYAWTTSCHSCGARAAPLTMTVTANADGTLGFSGRRWIEAEPLLFVRDDGSGYIAFRADSAGRITHMSPGSFWSFERLPP is encoded by the coding sequence GTGCGCGCGCTGCTCCGTGCGTCGATGATCGCGAGCGTCGGGCTCGTCGCCGCGGCGTGCGCGGCGGCATCGTCCGCCACCCCGCCCACGCGCACGAATGCGGCGACACGGGCCGACGTCGACTCGCGAACGATCGACGCCCGCGACCTCGAGCGGTTCGTGGACTCCGTGGTGACCGCCCATCTCGCGCGCACGCACCTGCCCGGCGCGGCGTTCGCGTTCGTGCAGGACGGCCGGACGCTCGTCCTCAAGGGCTACGGGGTTGCCGACGTCGCGAGTGGCCGCCGCGTCAGCGCGGAGTCCACGATCTTCCGCATCGGCTCCATCAGCAAGGTGTTCACCGCGACCGCGGTCGTGCAGCTCGCCGACCGCGGACGGCTCGAGATGACGCGCGACGTGAATCAAGTGCTGCGCAAGGTGCGCGTCCCCGACGCGTTCGGCGCGCCGGTCACCGCCGAGCAGCTGCTCGACCACACGGCGGGGCTCGACGAGATACGTCCCGGGACTCAGGCTGCGTCGCCGACCGAGGTACTCACGCTCGCCGAGTTCCTTCGCGGACGGCTCGTGCGCGTGCGGCCGCCGGGCGAGACGATCAGCTACTCGACGTACGGCATCACGCTCGCCGGAGAGCTGCTGGAGGAGGTCTCTGGATCGGACTACCAGGACTACCTCACGCACAACGTGTGGGCGCCGCTGCGCATGACGCGCACGAACGTCGCCATCCCGACCGCGTTCGCGCACGACGTCGCGGTCCCGTACGAGGTGAGCAACGGCGCGCCGGAGCCGGCGCCGTGGGAGTGGTATCACACGACGCCCGCGTCGTCGGTCAACAGCACGGCGGCGGACATGAGCCGCTTCCTGCTGGCGCAGCTGAACGACGGCGAGCTGGAAGGCGCTCGCATCCTCAGCCCGCGCGCCACGCGCTACATGCAGCGGCAGCACGCGACGATGCATCCACGTCTCCCCGGGTTCGCGCTCGGCTTCTACGAGGATTACGTGGGCGACGTGCGCGTCCTCGAGCACGGCGGCCAGGTCGCGGGCTTCAGCTCGCTCCTGCTCATGATCCCGGAGGCGCGCGCCGGCTTCTTCGTCGTCTCGCACGGCGAGCAGAGCACGCTGCGCGACGAGTTGAAGTACGCGCTGCTGACGCGCTATTTCCCGCGCGCCCGGACCCACCTCGCGGTCCCGCCCGCGCCGCCGAACGCGGCAGCCCGCGCCGAGCGATTCGCCGGTCGATATGCGTGGACCACGTCGTGTCATAGCTGTGGCGCGCGCGCCGCACCGTTGACGATGACGGTCACGGCGAACGCCGACGGCACGCTCGGCTTCTCCGGACGGCGGTGGATCGAGGCGGAGCCACTGCTGTTCGTGCGCGACGACGGCTCCGGCTACATCGCGTTCCGCGCCGACAGCGCC
- a CDS encoding ABC transporter permease, which produces MTRLGRFTRQLRARIWKVPVEREVDAELAYHLEMRTAENIAAGMDPGAAREAALRRFGDVAQIASTCRTLGEERDRAMELTDRIAELRQDATYAARHLRANPVFAVVAALTIALGIGTSTTIFGIVDAVLLRPLPFREPDRLVRVWEANPTIDRFGVSEPNYLDWRARARSFTELAAYAGTVTSLTGGGDPERLRGAVATPALFRVLGVAPALGRALVDDDARPGDVRRVVVLSDALWRRSFGADARAVGRSITLDGRAYEIVGVMPAGFDFPGRRELWLPYAPSTEASRGNHILSVVGRLKPGVAVAAATTELRGIAGELSRQYPQSNADWGVTVASVADWIVGPELRTRVLVLLAAVGLLLLMACVNVANLLLARATARQRDMGLRAALGAGRGRLARQLLTESLVLAASGAAVGIALAFVLVPALRGAAADTVPRLDEMRVDWRVLAFGVGASALTGLLFGLAPAVQASRTNLATLLRGGGRVAAASGARSALGALIVGSVALATLLLVGAGLIGGSFVRLMRVDPGFDPGGVLTAQLVLPDARYGDEARRDVFWSEVVRRLSMLPGVRAAGATNVAPFSGGSTSTPFTVPGRADAGAYRQADWRAVTPGYFAALGIRLKRGRLVAESDARDAPTVIVVSEAMAARVWPGEDPIGRQVLAQGNKDPWTVVGVVGDIRDGTLEAEPREMMYLSYHQNAWGSMWLTLRMRGDPMRAADAVRREIWAIDRALPVAEVQPLERLVADAAAQPRLTSLVFALFAGAALVLAVVGVYGIVAYGVAQQTREIGVRLALGAGRSRILARVVGHGLRLALAGTALGAVAALALSRYLTGILYDVAPTDAATYAAVVVVLATAAALASALPATAAARLDPVRALRNPGS; this is translated from the coding sequence ATGACGAGGCTCGGCCGCTTCACGCGGCAGCTCCGCGCCCGGATCTGGAAGGTGCCCGTCGAGCGCGAGGTCGACGCGGAGCTGGCGTACCACCTCGAGATGCGCACCGCGGAGAACATCGCCGCGGGAATGGACCCCGGCGCGGCGCGCGAGGCGGCCCTCCGCCGCTTCGGCGACGTCGCGCAGATTGCCTCCACCTGCCGCACGTTAGGCGAGGAGCGGGACCGCGCCATGGAGCTCACCGACCGGATCGCCGAGCTGCGCCAGGACGCGACGTACGCGGCGCGCCACCTCCGCGCGAATCCCGTGTTCGCCGTCGTCGCCGCGCTCACGATCGCGTTGGGCATCGGCACGTCGACGACCATCTTCGGCATCGTCGACGCGGTGCTGCTCCGCCCCCTCCCCTTCCGCGAGCCCGACCGGCTCGTGCGCGTGTGGGAGGCCAACCCGACGATCGACCGCTTCGGGGTCTCCGAGCCGAACTACCTCGACTGGCGTGCACGCGCGCGGAGCTTCACCGAGCTGGCGGCGTACGCCGGCACCGTCACCAGCCTGACCGGGGGCGGGGACCCAGAGCGGCTGCGCGGCGCCGTCGCCACGCCCGCGCTGTTCCGCGTGCTTGGCGTCGCGCCGGCGCTCGGCCGCGCGCTCGTCGACGACGACGCGCGCCCGGGCGACGTGCGCCGCGTCGTGGTGCTCTCGGACGCGCTGTGGCGGCGGAGCTTCGGCGCCGATGCGCGCGCCGTCGGCCGCAGCATCACGCTCGACGGGCGCGCCTACGAGATCGTCGGCGTGATGCCGGCCGGGTTCGACTTCCCCGGTCGCCGCGAGCTGTGGCTGCCGTACGCGCCGTCGACCGAGGCGTCCCGCGGGAACCACATCCTGAGCGTGGTCGGGCGGCTGAAGCCGGGCGTGGCCGTCGCGGCGGCGACCACGGAGCTGCGCGGGATCGCCGGCGAGCTGTCGCGGCAGTACCCGCAGAGCAACGCCGACTGGGGCGTCACCGTCGCGTCGGTCGCCGACTGGATCGTGGGACCGGAGCTCAGGACGCGAGTGCTCGTGCTGCTCGCAGCGGTCGGGCTGCTGCTGCTCATGGCGTGCGTGAACGTGGCGAACCTGCTGCTCGCGCGCGCGACCGCGCGGCAGCGCGACATGGGCCTCCGGGCGGCGTTAGGCGCCGGGCGCGGTCGGCTCGCGCGCCAGCTCCTGACCGAGAGCCTCGTCCTCGCCGCGTCAGGCGCCGCGGTCGGCATCGCGCTCGCGTTCGTGCTCGTGCCGGCGCTGCGCGGCGCCGCGGCGGACACCGTGCCGCGCCTCGACGAGATGCGCGTCGACTGGCGCGTGCTCGCGTTCGGCGTGGGCGCGTCGGCGCTCACCGGGCTGCTCTTCGGGCTCGCGCCGGCGGTGCAGGCGTCGCGCACGAACCTGGCGACGCTGCTGCGCGGCGGCGGTCGGGTGGCGGCGGCGAGCGGCGCGCGCAGCGCGCTCGGCGCGCTCATCGTCGGGTCGGTGGCGCTCGCGACGCTGCTGCTCGTCGGCGCGGGACTCATCGGCGGCAGCTTCGTGCGGCTGATGCGCGTCGACCCGGGGTTCGACCCGGGCGGCGTGCTCACCGCGCAGCTCGTGCTCCCCGACGCGCGCTACGGCGACGAGGCGCGGCGCGACGTCTTCTGGAGCGAGGTGGTGCGGCGGCTGTCCATGCTTCCCGGCGTGCGGGCGGCGGGCGCGACGAACGTCGCGCCATTCAGCGGCGGGAGCACGAGCACGCCGTTCACGGTCCCCGGCCGCGCCGACGCCGGGGCGTACCGCCAGGCCGACTGGCGCGCCGTGACGCCGGGCTACTTCGCGGCGTTAGGCATTCGCCTGAAGCGGGGCCGGCTGGTCGCCGAGTCCGACGCGCGCGACGCCCCGACGGTGATCGTCGTCTCGGAGGCGATGGCGGCCCGGGTGTGGCCCGGCGAGGATCCGATCGGCAGGCAGGTCCTGGCGCAGGGCAACAAGGATCCGTGGACGGTCGTCGGCGTGGTGGGCGACATCCGCGACGGCACGCTCGAGGCGGAGCCGCGCGAGATGATGTACCTGTCGTACCACCAGAACGCGTGGGGCTCGATGTGGCTCACGCTGCGCATGCGCGGCGACCCGATGCGCGCCGCCGACGCGGTGCGACGCGAGATCTGGGCGATCGACAGGGCGCTCCCGGTCGCCGAGGTGCAGCCGCTCGAGCGACTCGTCGCCGACGCGGCGGCGCAGCCCCGTCTCACGTCGCTCGTCTTCGCGCTGTTCGCCGGTGCGGCGCTCGTGCTCGCGGTGGTCGGCGTGTACGGCATCGTCGCGTACGGCGTCGCGCAGCAGACGCGCGAGATCGGCGTCCGGCTCGCCCTCGGCGCGGGTCGCTCGCGCATCCTCGCGCGCGTGGTGGGCCACGGGTTGCGCCTCGCCCTCGCCGGCACGGCGTTAGGCGCGGTCGCCGCGCTCGCGCTCTCGCGCTACCTGACGGGGATCCTCTACGACGTGGCACCCACGGACGCCGCGACGTACGCGGCCGTCGTCGTGGTCCTCGCCACCGCCGCGGCGCTGGCCAGCGCACTCCCGGCCACCGCGGCCGCGCGGCTCGATCCGGTGCGCGCGCTGCGGAACCCGGGGAGCTGA